The proteins below are encoded in one region of Campylobacter sp. MIT 99-7217:
- a CDS encoding DUF1353 domain-containing protein: MSEVRRVVVKPHSKDKYELMQDYECAILLNKEGFFGLYELSIKAGFITNGADIPRFLWSFFPPNSPEYLSAVVVHDFLCEKASSRKDYKLADLMFKEAMHTIGVSKLKIKLFYNACNLYHTLKFLFKKEGK, translated from the coding sequence ATGAGCGAGGTAAGAAGAGTTGTTGTAAAGCCGCATTCAAAAGACAAATACGAGCTTATGCAAGATTATGAATGTGCCATTTTGCTAAATAAAGAGGGCTTTTTTGGACTTTATGAGCTTAGCATTAAAGCTGGCTTTATCACAAACGGAGCAGATATCCCACGCTTTTTGTGGAGCTTTTTTCCGCCAAACTCGCCTGAGTATTTAAGTGCGGTTGTGGTGCATGACTTTTTATGTGAAAAAGCTAGCTCAAGAAAAGATTACAAGCTTGCTGATCTCATGTTTAAAGAAGCGATGCATACAATCGGCGTAAGCAAGCTTAAAATCAAGCTTTTTTACAACGCTTGCAATCTTTATCACACCTTGAAATTTCTTTTTAAAAAGGAGGGTAAGTGA